The Mobula birostris isolate sMobBir1 chromosome 11, sMobBir1.hap1, whole genome shotgun sequence genome has a segment encoding these proteins:
- the cdkn1cb gene encoding cyclin-dependent kinase inhibitor 1B, whose product MSSVQQLFSSSLERMTTRRAFPHQASTAVCRSLFGPIDHEELRRETKNKLREISEQAQQKWNFNFATDTPLEGGEYQWEEGSDVPGFYREIIQKGKVRLQCPVVESCSSESESSGSAVLDSPEIVDRLLGLESRETNQENRSDNLHSGIKPSRLACARKRGSTGHITDFFAKRKRTIVAKASSENGSVSVLPGEQTPRKRIR is encoded by the exons ATGTCCAGCGTGCAGCAGCTCTTCAGCAGCAGTTTGGAGAGGATGACGACGAGGAGAGCATTCCCTCACCAAGCTAGTACCGCCGTCTGCAGGAGTCTCTTCGGACCCATTGACCACGAGGAGCTGCGCCGGGAAACCAAGAACAAACTGCGGGAGATCAGCGAGCAGGCCCAGCAGAAGTGGAATTTCAACTTCGCGACGGACACCCCGCTGGAAGGAGGGGAGTACCAGTGGGAGGAAGGTAGCGACGTGCCCGGTTTCTACCGGGAGATCATCCAGAAGGGAAAGGTCCGCCTGCAGTGTCCGGTTGTCGAGTCCTGCAGCTCGGAAAGTGAGAGTAGCGGTTCCGCCGTCCTGGACTCCCCGGAGATCGTCGACCGATTGTTAGGGCTGGAAAGCAGAGAGACCAACCAAGAAAACCGATCGGATAACTTGCACTCAGGAATTAAACCAAGCAGACTAGCATGCGCGCGGAAAAGGGGATCTACTGGGCACATCACAG ATTTTTTCGCCAAGCGAAAGAGGACGATCGTAGCCAAAGCTTCGAGTGAGAACGGGTCTGTTTCTGTTCTGCCGGGAGAACAAACTCCGCGCAAGAGAATACGATAA